A DNA window from Candidatus Roseilinea sp. contains the following coding sequences:
- the bcsA gene encoding putative chalcone synthase, translating into MAYLLSVGTALPPYTVTQEEAAAFSLRHFEGKLARHSQLMSIFSNARITKRHFVAPLEWFSTPNHSLKERNDLYIRSAEALGMAAAQRALDRAGVSPREVDFIVFVSTTGLATPSIDARLIAKLAMRSTTKRLPVWGLGCAGGVAGLARAAEFARAFPDALALLVSVETCSITFQFHDFSKKNFVATAIFADGAAAAVIAGEAWARRSALAGRATLQYVASHSYLFPNSEHVMGWDVVDTGLSVVFAPEIPARIARDMRPVVVEFLDECRLDRSDLSHYVLHPGGARVIEAYREAFGLSEIALQSSSSVLCECGNMSSPTVLFVLERALQTNHIATGQYVLMGALGPGFSSELALLRSAVL; encoded by the coding sequence ATGGCTTATCTTCTATCCGTCGGCACGGCGCTGCCTCCCTACACCGTAACGCAGGAAGAAGCTGCGGCGTTTTCGTTGCGCCACTTCGAAGGCAAACTCGCGCGCCACAGCCAGTTGATGAGCATCTTCAGCAACGCGCGCATCACCAAGCGCCACTTCGTCGCCCCGCTCGAATGGTTCTCCACCCCCAACCACAGCCTGAAGGAGCGCAACGACCTGTACATTCGCAGCGCCGAGGCGCTGGGGATGGCGGCTGCGCAACGAGCGCTCGACCGAGCCGGCGTTTCGCCGCGCGAGGTGGATTTCATCGTCTTCGTCTCAACCACGGGACTCGCCACACCGAGCATAGATGCGCGCCTGATCGCCAAACTCGCCATGCGCTCCACCACCAAGCGCCTGCCGGTGTGGGGGCTGGGCTGCGCCGGCGGCGTCGCCGGGCTGGCCCGCGCTGCCGAATTCGCGCGCGCCTTCCCCGACGCACTCGCGCTACTGGTCTCGGTGGAGACGTGCAGCATCACCTTCCAGTTTCACGACTTCTCGAAGAAGAACTTCGTAGCTACAGCGATCTTCGCCGACGGCGCAGCAGCGGCGGTGATAGCCGGCGAGGCGTGGGCGCGGCGCAGCGCGTTGGCGGGCCGAGCGACGCTGCAATACGTCGCTTCCCATTCATACCTCTTCCCCAACTCGGAGCACGTCATGGGGTGGGACGTCGTGGACACCGGCTTATCGGTGGTCTTCGCACCGGAGATTCCGGCCCGCATCGCGCGCGACATGCGGCCGGTGGTGGTCGAGTTCCTGGATGAATGTCGGCTCGACCGGAGCGACTTATCGCACTACGTGCTTCACCCCGGCGGCGCGCGCGTCATCGAAGCCTACCGCGAAGCGTTCGGGTTGAGCGAAATCGCCTTGCAGTCGTCAAGCAGCGTGCTGTGTGAATGCGGCAACATGAGTTCGCCGACGGTGCTCTTCGTGCTGGAGCGCGCGTTACAAACGAATCACATCGCGACAGGCCAGTATGTCCTGATGGGCGCGCTGGGGCCGGGCTTCAGCTCGGAGCTGGCTTTGTTGAGAAGCGCCGTCTTGTGA
- a CDS encoding AI-2E family transporter, with translation MGHSRLVRLALILLIIALLLFIVERVWTFGQFLGGVLSTLVAAWFVAFLIKPLVVQLQTGIIPWPVIERLEQHYPTLPADKLRLIRLPMPVAIVVAYLIFLIALIGGVTVATATIIPQAADLISRIPGFAATLPKQLAEFWAGFAARFGLDPAALEQFIASQDIPGAVTQAAGIAAAQVLNVAAFTASFIGQFFLVLVLSLYIVVEDRLLIRQLFMVLPQRTHETARAMLTAVDRAFSGYLRGQFIGAVLRGLFTLIVFGLFQLKFGVVVAIVFALSSFVPLIGGPIGIGFAAIVVLIVNSDAVLPVVLLMFAFDQFVAYGIMPRLTKDLVGVPGLVALLAISVGVQLLGFWGVIFGVPFIGAVYALVFDFYLPRRGKAEDLPEGLVESPVEQPSRAARPPDAPPARECEEPTTPALKHSP, from the coding sequence ATGGGACACTCTCGCCTCGTTCGCCTTGCGTTGATCCTGCTGATCATCGCGCTGCTGTTATTCATCGTCGAGCGCGTATGGACGTTCGGGCAATTCCTGGGCGGCGTGCTCTCGACCCTGGTGGCGGCGTGGTTCGTGGCCTTTCTCATCAAGCCACTCGTCGTCCAACTGCAGACGGGCATCATTCCCTGGCCGGTGATCGAGCGGCTGGAGCAGCATTATCCGACTTTGCCCGCGGACAAGCTTCGGCTCATCCGGCTGCCGATGCCGGTCGCCATCGTCGTCGCATATCTCATCTTCCTCATCGCCCTCATCGGCGGCGTGACCGTCGCCACAGCCACGATCATCCCGCAAGCCGCCGACTTGATCAGCCGCATACCGGGCTTCGCGGCAACCTTGCCCAAGCAACTGGCCGAATTCTGGGCCGGCTTCGCAGCGCGCTTTGGGCTTGATCCTGCCGCGCTGGAGCAGTTCATCGCCAGTCAGGACATCCCCGGCGCCGTGACGCAAGCCGCAGGCATCGCCGCGGCGCAGGTGCTGAACGTCGCCGCGTTTACGGCCAGCTTCATCGGCCAGTTCTTCTTGGTGCTCGTCCTCAGCCTATACATCGTGGTCGAGGATCGTCTGCTCATCCGCCAGCTCTTCATGGTGCTGCCGCAGCGCACTCATGAGACGGCGCGAGCCATGCTGACGGCGGTAGACCGCGCCTTTAGCGGCTATCTGCGCGGCCAGTTCATCGGCGCCGTGTTGCGCGGCCTGTTCACGCTCATCGTTTTCGGCCTGTTCCAGCTCAAGTTCGGCGTCGTCGTGGCGATCGTCTTCGCGCTATCCTCTTTTGTGCCGTTGATCGGCGGGCCGATCGGCATTGGGTTTGCGGCCATTGTGGTGCTGATCGTCAATTCGGACGCCGTGCTGCCGGTCGTGCTGCTCATGTTCGCCTTCGACCAGTTCGTCGCCTATGGCATCATGCCGCGCTTGACGAAAGACTTAGTCGGCGTGCCCGGCCTGGTCGCACTGCTGGCCATCAGCGTCGGCGTGCAATTGCTCGGCTTCTGGGGTGTGATCTTCGGCGTGCCGTTCATCGGCGCAGTATATGCGCTGGTCTTCGATTTCTACTTGCCGCGACGCGGCAAAGCCGAGGACTTGCCGGAGGGCCTCGTTGAATCGCCGGTCGAGCAACCATCGCGCGCTGCCCGACCGCCGGACGCGCCGCCGGCGCGAGAATGCGAGGAGCCGACGACGCCAGCGCTCAAGCACTCGCCGTGA
- a CDS encoding oxidoreductase, giving the protein MNLFNPRKERENELKLMGRLPPGQSLTEKFPVLHYGPVPHYDMSQWTFSIYGEVEAPKQWTWEEFLKLPMREITMDIHCVTRWSKFDTRWKGVWLPDLIEQGIIKLKPTARFVIEHCEYGFTTNLDLQHFMKPTTLLAIEYDGKPLDPEHGYPLRVVVGATKENAKDPDTRYFWKGGKWLRALEFTQTDRPGFWEQAGYHNVARVWQEERFEGQW; this is encoded by the coding sequence ATGAATCTGTTCAACCCGCGCAAAGAGCGCGAAAACGAGCTCAAGCTGATGGGCAGGCTGCCGCCGGGCCAGTCGCTGACCGAGAAGTTCCCCGTCCTGCACTACGGGCCGGTGCCACATTACGATATGAGCCAATGGACCTTCAGCATCTACGGCGAGGTCGAAGCGCCTAAGCAGTGGACGTGGGAGGAGTTCTTGAAGTTGCCCATGCGCGAGATCACCATGGACATCCACTGCGTCACGCGATGGAGCAAGTTCGACACGAGATGGAAAGGGGTTTGGCTGCCGGACCTGATCGAGCAAGGCATCATCAAGCTCAAGCCCACCGCTCGCTTTGTGATCGAGCACTGCGAGTATGGCTTCACCACGAACCTTGACCTGCAACACTTCATGAAGCCCACGACGCTACTGGCGATCGAATACGATGGCAAGCCGCTCGATCCCGAGCATGGTTATCCCCTGCGCGTGGTCGTGGGCGCGACCAAAGAGAACGCCAAAGACCCGGACACACGCTATTTCTGGAAGGGCGGCAAGTGGCTGCGTGCCCTGGAATTCACTCAGACCGACCGCCCCGGCTTCTGGGAACAGGCGGGCTATCACAACGTCGCCCGCGTGTGGCAAGAAGAGCGTTTTGAGGGCCAATGGTGA
- a CDS encoding MFS transporter yields MQVQHQANAAAEIPLEQPTNHRREIIGWAMYDWANSAFSTTVGTVFLGPYLASLADAAAKASPDGQARFFGLPVAPDSFLPYCIAFSVVLQAGFLPILGAIADYAHRRKQMLQRFAIIGGLATTLLFFVQGDLWWLGGVLFILANVCFGAAIVFYNAYLPDIASEETRDRVSSFGWAMGYLGGGVLLVINLLLFLLRDRLGLDSGLAVRINLASAGIWWLGWSVWTWLTLRPRHRARRLPPGKSILRVAFDQLGETMETPPRTVAGLLLSPLLVFVLFPLVSALRLPLEAIFIAVVGPVIMIGVFLWRKSRSRPQTAKFLLAYLIYNDGIQTVIGAATLFAAAPAIRGGLGIPVERLTLLILMIQFVAFFGALFFGALAGRIGGQRALIASLVIWSSAVIYAFLGMRDYRPAALGIPRAELEFWILGAMIATVLGGSQALSRSLFAQMIPKNQEAEFFSIYEISERGTSWMGPFLFGFVNQVVGNLRPAILSVVIFFVVGLAILLTVNMARAIAESGRREEEPARRTVAEEQPAQAPA; encoded by the coding sequence ATGCAAGTTCAGCACCAAGCAAACGCCGCAGCCGAGATCCCGCTCGAGCAGCCCACCAACCATCGCCGTGAGATCATCGGCTGGGCGATGTATGACTGGGCGAACAGCGCCTTCAGCACCACTGTGGGCACGGTGTTCCTGGGCCCGTATCTGGCCTCGCTGGCCGACGCAGCAGCCAAGGCCAGCCCCGATGGCCAGGCGCGCTTCTTCGGCCTGCCGGTCGCGCCGGACTCGTTCTTGCCCTACTGCATCGCGTTCTCGGTCGTGCTGCAAGCCGGCTTCTTGCCCATCCTCGGCGCCATCGCCGACTATGCTCACCGCCGCAAACAGATGTTGCAACGCTTCGCGATCATCGGCGGCCTGGCGACGACGCTGTTGTTCTTTGTGCAGGGCGACCTGTGGTGGCTGGGCGGCGTGCTGTTCATCCTCGCCAACGTGTGCTTCGGCGCCGCCATCGTCTTTTACAACGCCTATCTGCCCGACATCGCCAGCGAGGAAACGCGCGACCGCGTGTCGTCCTTCGGCTGGGCCATGGGCTATCTGGGCGGCGGGGTGCTGCTCGTCATCAACCTGCTCCTCTTCTTGCTGCGCGACCGTCTCGGCCTGGACAGCGGCCTGGCCGTGCGCATCAACCTGGCCTCGGCCGGCATTTGGTGGCTGGGCTGGTCGGTCTGGACGTGGCTCACGCTGCGCCCGCGTCATCGTGCGCGCCGGCTTCCGCCCGGCAAGAGCATCTTGCGCGTCGCCTTCGATCAGCTCGGCGAGACGATGGAGACGCCCCCGCGCACGGTCGCCGGTTTGCTGCTCTCGCCGCTGCTCGTGTTCGTCCTCTTCCCGTTGGTCTCGGCGCTCAGGCTGCCCCTCGAAGCGATCTTCATCGCGGTCGTCGGCCCGGTCATCATGATCGGCGTCTTTCTGTGGCGCAAGTCGCGCAGCCGGCCACAGACCGCCAAGTTCCTGCTGGCCTATCTCATCTACAACGACGGCATCCAGACGGTGATCGGCGCGGCCACGTTGTTCGCCGCAGCGCCGGCCATTCGCGGCGGCCTGGGCATCCCGGTCGAACGGCTCACGCTGCTGATCTTGATGATCCAGTTCGTCGCGTTCTTCGGCGCGCTGTTCTTCGGCGCGCTGGCCGGCCGCATCGGCGGCCAGCGCGCCCTCATCGCCAGCTTGGTCATTTGGAGCAGCGCGGTCATCTACGCCTTCCTGGGGATGCGCGACTACCGCCCTGCGGCGCTGGGCATCCCGCGCGCCGAGCTGGAGTTCTGGATTCTCGGCGCGATGATCGCGACCGTGCTCGGCGGCAGCCAGGCGCTCAGCCGCAGCTTGTTCGCGCAGATGATTCCGAAGAACCAGGAAGCCGAATTCTTCTCGATCTATGAGATCAGCGAACGCGGCACATCGTGGATGGGTCCTTTCCTGTTCGGCTTCGTCAATCAGGTCGTCGGCAACTTACGCCCGGCGATTCTGTCCGTGGTGATCTTCTTCGTGGTCGGCCTGGCCATCTTATTGACTGTGAACATGGCGCGCGCGATCGCCGAATCCGGGCGACGCGAAGAGGAGCCGGCGCGCCGCACCGTCGCCGAGGAGCAACCCGCGCAAGCCCCGGCATGA
- a CDS encoding FAD-dependent oxidoreductase: MRSIPNDHPLARALARHVAGEVRFDAPTRLIYSTDASNYQMMPLGVVLPKTPDDVTVTVALCAEHGTPITPRGGGSSLCGSSIGPGVVIDFTKYMDALLDLDVGGRAVRVQPGMVLGQLNKRLAQHGLQFGPDPASAERAAVGGVIGANATGAHSIRYGMTADNVTALGVVLADGTPAEFGPNEYNTGMGGQGDAGNHPATLSPRHLVERVQGIVRRWEEAIRRDFPKVWRRASGYNLDYVAEMLTYDPARPTACLTEANARRQGENLENHLRQVSRLNLAPLFAGAEGTLGVVVEATLHLFPKPKRAALVIVAFDALVEAMRAVPALLTTNPAAIELIGGMFIRIARELPECRGRVGWLDGQATPEGLLVVEFDGESEADVRAGVERLRQLVAREHLPCALRPLFDPAAQADVWYVRKIGLNVLTSIRSQAKPVSVVEDVAVPVERLAEYVERLSAIFAAHGTEGAFYAHASAGVLHVRPLVNLRTSHGVAQLKGIARDALALCRELGGAMSGEHGDGYERSHQNEALFGPDVYQAFCALKDAFDPRGLLNPGKKVRAAEMESHLRYGPDYAARSLPTTFAFRRDGGFVELVEQCNGNGVCRKPAGGVMCPSYRATREEMHSTRGRANLLREFLSEKRLEIQDSRLDHSPIANLHSPISNLQSPKPSPDDVKAALDLCLSCKACATECAAGMDMSKLKSEFLAHFYETRGLPLRAWLLGRIASFAPLASAFAPLSNWLVNRALSKRLLRIAPERALPAFQRQTFDRWWARAAHARPSNATRPRVVLFVDTFSRYHHPQVAIAAVQVLEAAGRAVIVPPWRCCGRPLLSQGQPKAVLSWARFNLAQLAPLARQGVPILGLEPSCISALRDDYPDLLPGEDAEIVAQMTQSVEEFLVAQGVSFPAPRNDARPGLLLHGHCHQKALWGTRATRTLLTSAGYDVREVDSTCCGMAGAFGYEAEHYALSRRIGELALLPAVRAAGAETLIVAPGTSCREQIAHFTGRAALHPVEVIARHLA, encoded by the coding sequence GTGCGTTCTATCCCTAACGACCACCCGCTGGCGCGGGCGCTTGCGCGCCATGTGGCCGGCGAAGTCCGCTTCGACGCACCGACCCGCCTCATCTACAGCACCGACGCCAGCAACTACCAAATGATGCCGCTGGGTGTGGTGCTGCCGAAAACCCCGGATGACGTGACCGTCACGGTGGCGCTGTGCGCAGAACACGGCACACCGATTACCCCGCGCGGCGGCGGCAGCAGTTTGTGCGGCTCATCCATCGGCCCAGGCGTGGTCATTGACTTCACCAAGTACATGGACGCGCTGCTCGACCTGGACGTCGGCGGGCGCGCGGTCCGCGTGCAGCCGGGCATGGTGCTGGGACAGTTGAACAAACGCCTGGCACAACACGGGCTGCAGTTCGGCCCTGACCCAGCCAGCGCCGAACGCGCCGCTGTCGGCGGCGTGATCGGCGCCAACGCGACCGGCGCGCATTCCATCCGCTACGGCATGACCGCCGACAACGTCACCGCGCTCGGCGTGGTGTTGGCCGATGGGACGCCGGCGGAGTTCGGCCCAAACGAGTACAACACGGGGATGGGAGGACAAGGGGACGCGGGGAATCACCCGGCCACCTTGTCTCCGCGGCACTTGGTTGAGAGAGTACAGGGGATCGTCCGTCGCTGGGAAGAAGCGATCCGCCGCGACTTTCCCAAGGTATGGCGACGCGCCAGCGGCTACAACCTAGACTACGTGGCCGAGATGCTGACCTACGATCCGGCCCGGCCGACCGCCTGTTTGACCGAAGCGAACGCCAGGCGACAGGGCGAGAACTTGGAGAATCATCTGCGACAGGTCAGCCGACTGAACTTGGCGCCGTTGTTTGCCGGGGCAGAGGGCACGTTAGGCGTCGTGGTCGAAGCCACGCTGCACCTGTTCCCCAAGCCCAAGCGCGCGGCGCTGGTCATCGTTGCGTTCGATGCGCTGGTCGAGGCGATGCGTGCCGTGCCGGCGCTGCTCACGACAAATCCTGCGGCCATCGAGCTGATCGGCGGCATGTTCATCCGCATTGCGCGCGAGCTGCCGGAGTGTCGCGGGCGAGTCGGTTGGCTGGACGGCCAGGCCACGCCGGAGGGGCTGCTGGTCGTCGAATTCGACGGCGAGAGCGAGGCCGATGTGCGCGCCGGCGTCGAGCGCCTCCGCCAACTGGTCGCGCGCGAGCATCTGCCCTGCGCATTGCGCCCGCTGTTCGACCCGGCAGCGCAGGCCGATGTGTGGTATGTGCGCAAGATCGGCCTGAACGTGCTGACGAGCATCCGCAGCCAGGCCAAGCCGGTCAGCGTCGTGGAGGACGTCGCCGTGCCGGTGGAACGGCTGGCCGAATACGTCGAGCGGCTCAGCGCGATCTTCGCCGCGCACGGCACCGAGGGCGCGTTCTACGCCCACGCCAGCGCCGGCGTCCTACATGTTAGGCCGCTAGTCAATCTGCGCACGTCGCACGGTGTGGCACAGCTTAAAGGCATTGCCCGCGATGCGCTCGCGCTCTGCCGCGAGTTGGGCGGGGCGATGAGCGGCGAACACGGCGACGGCTATGAGCGCTCGCATCAGAACGAAGCGCTCTTCGGCCCCGACGTATATCAGGCGTTCTGCGCGCTCAAGGATGCCTTCGACCCACGCGGGCTGCTCAACCCCGGCAAGAAGGTGCGCGCGGCCGAGATGGAGTCGCATCTGCGCTATGGCCCAGACTACGCCGCCCGCTCCCTGCCAACCACCTTCGCCTTTCGCCGAGACGGCGGCTTTGTGGAGCTGGTGGAGCAGTGCAACGGCAACGGCGTATGCCGCAAGCCAGCCGGAGGCGTGATGTGCCCGTCATATCGCGCCACGCGCGAGGAGATGCACAGCACCCGCGGGCGGGCCAATCTGCTGCGCGAGTTCTTGTCGGAGAAGAGATTAGAGATTCAAGATTCGAGACTCGATCACTCCCCAATCGCCAATCTCCACTCCCCAATCTCTAATCTCCAATCTCCAAAACCTTCACCGGATGACGTCAAAGCCGCCCTCGACCTCTGCCTGAGCTGCAAGGCCTGCGCTACCGAGTGCGCCGCCGGCATGGACATGAGTAAGCTGAAGAGCGAGTTCCTGGCGCACTTTTACGAAACCCGCGGCCTGCCGCTGCGCGCCTGGCTGCTGGGGAGGATCGCGTCATTCGCGCCCCTCGCGTCGGCGTTCGCGCCGCTTTCCAACTGGCTGGTGAACCGCGCGCTGAGCAAGCGCCTGCTGCGCATCGCGCCGGAGCGCGCGCTGCCGGCGTTCCAACGCCAAACGTTCGACCGTTGGTGGGCGCGCGCGGCTCATGCGCGCCCATCGAACGCGACCAGGCCGCGGGTAGTGCTGTTCGTGGACACCTTCTCGCGATACCACCACCCCCAAGTCGCCATCGCTGCGGTGCAAGTGCTCGAAGCGGCCGGCCGCGCGGTGATCGTGCCGCCCTGGCGGTGCTGTGGCCGGCCGCTCCTCTCGCAAGGCCAACCGAAAGCAGTGTTGTCCTGGGCGCGCTTCAACCTGGCGCAGCTCGCGCCGCTGGCCCGGCAGGGCGTGCCCATCCTCGGCCTTGAGCCAAGCTGCATCAGCGCGCTGCGCGACGACTATCCCGATCTACTCCCAGGCGAGGATGCCGAGATCGTGGCGCAAATGACGCAGAGCGTCGAGGAGTTCCTCGTCGCGCAGGGCGTATCCTTCCCCGCGCCGCGAAACGACGCCAGGCCAGGGCTATTGCTCCACGGCCATTGCCATCAAAAGGCGCTGTGGGGCACCCGCGCCACGCGCACACTTTTAACATCCGCCGGCTATGACGTGCGCGAGGTGGATTCGACGTGTTGCGGGATGGCCGGCGCGTTCGGCTACGAGGCGGAGCACTACGCGCTGTCGCGGCGGATCGGCGAGCTGGCGCTGTTGCCGGCTGTGCGAGCGGCCGGCGCCGAGACGCTGATCGTCGCGCCGGGCACCTCATGCCGAGAGCAGATCGCGCATTTCACCGGCCGCGCTGCGCTCCATCCGGTCGAGGTCATCGCCCGGCATTTGGCATGA
- the nuoA gene encoding NADH-quinone oxidoreductase subunit A produces the protein MNDFLPVFILIFLSTALAVLVVFISILFGPRRRANNLMKIQPYESGMRAIGQGQRRFPVRFYLIAVLFILFDIEVIFFYPWAVAFRQLGWFGLIEMLIFVGILLVGYFWIWKKGALEWETMDK, from the coding sequence ATGAACGATTTTCTCCCGGTCTTCATCCTGATATTCCTTTCCACGGCGCTGGCGGTCCTCGTCGTCTTCATCTCGATCCTATTCGGGCCGCGCCGCCGGGCGAACAACCTCATGAAGATTCAGCCTTACGAGAGCGGCATGCGCGCCATCGGCCAAGGCCAACGACGCTTCCCGGTGCGTTTCTACCTGATCGCTGTGCTCTTCATCCTGTTCGACATCGAGGTGATCTTCTTCTACCCTTGGGCAGTGGCATTCCGACAGTTGGGCTGGTTCGGGCTGATTGAGATGCTGATCTTCGTCGGCATCTTGTTGGTGGGTTACTTTTGGATTTGGAAGAAGGGCGCGCTGGAATGGGAAACCATGGACAAATGA
- the nuoB2 gene encoding NADH-quinone oxidoreductase subunit B 2, which yields MGLEQKLGDMGIVTTSLEKAVNWARSNAIWPMLFGLACCAIEMMSTQASRYDLSRFGMELMRASPRQSDLMIVAGRVSRKMAPVLRNLYDQMPDPKWVIAMGDCASCGGVFNNYAIVQGVDEIVPVDVYVAGCPPRPETLIDGIMKLQEKIRHEPLKKWQ from the coding sequence ATGGGACTGGAACAGAAACTGGGCGATATGGGCATCGTCACCACTTCGCTGGAGAAGGCGGTGAACTGGGCGCGGTCGAACGCGATCTGGCCGATGCTGTTCGGGCTGGCGTGCTGTGCGATCGAGATGATGAGCACCCAGGCGTCGCGCTACGACTTGTCACGATTCGGCATGGAGCTGATGCGAGCCAGCCCGCGCCAAAGCGACCTGATGATCGTAGCCGGCCGGGTGAGCCGAAAGATGGCGCCGGTGCTGCGCAATCTCTACGACCAAATGCCCGACCCCAAGTGGGTGATCGCCATGGGCGATTGCGCTTCGTGTGGCGGCGTGTTCAACAACTATGCCATCGTGCAGGGCGTGGACGAGATCGTGCCGGTGGACGTATACGTGGCCGGCTGCCCCCCGCGCCCGGAGACGCTCATTGACGGCATCATGAAGCTGCAAGAGAAAATTCGGCACGAACCGCTGAAGAAGTGGCAGTGA
- the nuoC gene encoding NADH-quinone oxidoreductase subunit C, producing MNHPLSELLQSALGDAISQVTLFRDEVTLHTSRERILDVLTHLRDVQQFDMLTDETCVDYYPREPRFGILYQLYSIPRNLRVRVKVMLSEYDARLPSAVPVYRNANWLEREIYDLFGIQFEGHPDLRRILLPPDYPGHPLRKEVPVTVEENAFSFNRARIDAAKPYATE from the coding sequence ATGAATCACCCTCTCAGTGAGCTGCTCCAGTCTGCGCTGGGCGATGCCATCAGCCAGGTCACCCTCTTCCGCGACGAGGTGACGCTGCACACATCCCGCGAACGCATCCTCGACGTGCTGACCCACCTGCGCGACGTGCAGCAGTTCGACATGCTGACCGACGAGACGTGCGTGGATTACTACCCACGTGAGCCGCGCTTCGGCATCCTGTATCAGTTGTATTCAATCCCGCGCAATCTTCGCGTGCGCGTCAAGGTGATGCTGAGCGAATACGACGCCCGCCTCCCGTCCGCCGTGCCGGTGTACCGCAACGCCAACTGGCTAGAGCGCGAGATCTACGACCTGTTCGGGATTCAATTTGAAGGCCACCCCGACCTGCGCCGCATCCTGCTGCCGCCCGATTACCCCGGCCACCCGCTGCGCAAAGAGGTGCCGGTGACGGTGGAGGAAAACGCTTTCTCGTTCAACCGCGCGCGCATTGACGCCGCCAAACCCTACGCAACGGAGTAA
- the nuoD2 gene encoding NADH-quinone oxidoreductase subunit D 2, which yields MTIVESPIRVEDAPQNAVRVEDVQLDITLEQLKKVVSPRALTGETMLLNMGPQHPSTHGVLRLLLELDGETIVSCIPDIGYLHTGIEKTAEGKTYLKVIPLTDRTDYLAPMSNNLAFCGAVEKLVGIDVPIRAQYLRVILMELTRMNSHLVWLGTHALDIGAMSVFLYCMREREMILDIYEAVSGARMMSSYIRPGGLWRDVPAHFPQLVQRVLDVFPGRILEYEKLLKENPLWKERTVGIGKISAQDAIAWGMTGPCLRGSGVNYDVRKAQPYSSYDHFEFSVPLGSHGDVYDRYKCRMEEFNQSLKIIKQAMDRLPPGPVMTDDRKVAPPPKHEIAYSMESLIHHFKLWTEGFRAPEGEVYFAVESGKGEYGVLLSGDGSPKPRRVHFRAPSFHNLQPLGEISKGALLADIVAIIGSIDIVLGDVDR from the coding sequence ATGACAATCGTGGAATCCCCCATTCGAGTCGAGGACGCCCCACAGAACGCGGTGCGCGTGGAGGATGTCCAACTCGACATCACCCTGGAGCAGTTGAAGAAGGTGGTCAGCCCGCGCGCGCTGACCGGCGAAACCATGCTGCTCAACATGGGCCCACAGCACCCCAGCACCCATGGCGTGCTCCGGCTGCTGCTCGAGCTGGACGGCGAGACCATCGTCAGTTGCATCCCCGACATCGGTTATCTGCACACCGGCATCGAGAAGACGGCCGAGGGCAAGACCTATCTCAAGGTCATTCCGCTCACCGACCGCACCGACTACCTGGCCCCGATGAGCAACAACCTGGCCTTCTGCGGCGCCGTGGAAAAGCTGGTGGGCATTGACGTTCCGATCCGCGCGCAGTATCTGCGCGTGATCCTGATGGAGCTGACGCGCATGAACAGCCATTTGGTATGGCTGGGCACGCATGCACTGGACATCGGCGCGATGAGCGTGTTCCTCTATTGCATGCGCGAACGGGAGATGATCCTCGACATCTACGAAGCCGTCAGCGGCGCGCGCATGATGAGCAGCTACATCCGCCCTGGCGGCCTGTGGCGCGACGTGCCGGCGCACTTCCCGCAGTTGGTGCAGCGCGTGCTCGACGTCTTCCCCGGGCGAATCCTGGAATACGAGAAATTGTTGAAGGAGAACCCGCTATGGAAGGAGCGCACCGTCGGCATCGGCAAGATCAGCGCCCAGGACGCCATCGCCTGGGGGATGACCGGCCCATGCCTGCGCGGCAGCGGCGTGAATTACGACGTCCGCAAGGCGCAGCCGTATTCGAGCTACGACCACTTCGAGTTCAGCGTGCCGCTGGGAAGCCACGGGGACGTCTACGACCGCTACAAGTGCCGGATGGAAGAGTTCAACCAGTCGCTCAAGATCATCAAGCAAGCGATGGATCGCCTGCCGCCCGGCCCGGTGATGACCGACGATCGCAAGGTAGCCCCGCCGCCCAAGCACGAGATCGCCTACTCGATGGAATCGCTGATTCATCACTTCAAGTTGTGGACCGAAGGCTTTCGAGCGCCGGAGGGCGAGGTGTATTTCGCCGTCGAGAGCGGCAAGGGGGAGTATGGCGTGTTGCTCAGCGGCGACGGCTCGCCCAAGCCGCGCCGCGTGCATTTCCGCGCGCCGTCGTTTCACAATCTGCAGCCGCTGGGTGAGATTAGCAAAGGCGCCCTGCTGGCCGACATCGTCGCCATCATCGGTTCAATTGACATCGTGCTGGGAGATGTAGATCGCTAG